A single genomic interval of Saccharospirillum mangrovi harbors:
- the pyrF gene encoding orotidine-5'-phosphate decarboxylase: MTFIDQLQARWQAGTQLCVGLDPFRERFPARFQQHKDGIEQFNNAIVDATADLVCAFKPQFAHHAAESAEAQLKASIGYIKQQYPNVPVILDAKRGDIGSTAAMYAREAFEHYGADAVTVNPYMGADTVLPFAEHRDKGVIVLCRTSNPSARDFQDQLIDGEPLYIHVARRAQDAWNGNGNLCLVVGATAPEEMARIRAAAPDLPLLVPGIGAQGGDLAATVRYGQTAPGRGLMINASRSVLYASEGDDFASAARQEALTLRDQIQALAFA; this comes from the coding sequence ATGACATTTATCGACCAACTTCAGGCCCGCTGGCAGGCAGGCACCCAACTCTGTGTCGGCCTCGACCCTTTCCGTGAGCGCTTCCCGGCTCGATTCCAACAGCACAAAGACGGCATCGAACAGTTCAACAACGCCATCGTCGATGCTACGGCCGATCTGGTCTGCGCCTTCAAACCTCAGTTTGCGCACCACGCCGCCGAATCGGCCGAAGCCCAGCTCAAAGCCAGCATCGGCTATATAAAGCAGCAATATCCGAACGTTCCGGTGATTCTCGACGCCAAACGCGGCGACATTGGCTCAACGGCCGCCATGTACGCCCGCGAAGCCTTCGAACATTACGGCGCTGATGCCGTCACCGTGAATCCTTATATGGGCGCCGATACCGTTCTGCCGTTTGCCGAACATCGCGACAAAGGTGTTATCGTGCTGTGCCGCACGTCCAACCCAAGTGCCAGAGATTTTCAGGATCAGCTAATCGACGGCGAGCCTCTGTACATTCACGTAGCCCGTCGGGCGCAAGACGCTTGGAATGGGAACGGCAATCTGTGTCTGGTGGTTGGTGCGACGGCACCGGAAGAAATGGCGCGCATTCGTGCCGCTGCGCCAGACTTACCCTTGCTGGTGCCCGGCATTGGCGCTCAAGGTGGGGATCTGGCTGCCACCGTCCGTTACGGCCAAACCGCACCGGGACGAGGGTTGATGATCAACGCATCCCGCTCGGTACTCTATGCCAGTGAAGGCGATGATTTTGCCAGCGCCGCCCGACAGGAGGCGCTGACCTTGCGCGATCAGATTCAGGCGCTGGCGTTTGCTTAA
- the msrA gene encoding peptide-methionine (S)-S-oxide reductase MsrA encodes MARSTLMPSADELLSGRSEPLDVDYHHLVLDIDMRDTPDGCEEIFLGMGCFWGAERHFWQLPGVVNTAVGYAGGSTPNPTYEEVCSGRTGHTEIVRVVYDPAVLPLAKLLKSFWEAHDPTQGMRQGNDIGTQYRSAVYGDEAQLAVARDTLAVFQSQLDSLSKGPITTELAPKPAFYFAETYHQQYLYKNPLGYCGLKGTGAVCPI; translated from the coding sequence ATGGCCCGATCCACTCTCATGCCCAGTGCCGACGAACTTCTTTCCGGTCGTTCGGAGCCGCTGGACGTCGATTACCACCATCTCGTCCTGGACATCGATATGCGTGACACCCCCGACGGCTGCGAGGAAATCTTCCTGGGCATGGGCTGTTTCTGGGGCGCTGAGCGGCATTTCTGGCAGTTGCCAGGTGTGGTGAACACGGCGGTGGGCTATGCCGGTGGCTCGACACCGAATCCGACTTATGAAGAAGTCTGCTCGGGTCGCACCGGACACACTGAAATTGTCCGGGTGGTGTACGACCCGGCCGTGTTGCCGTTAGCGAAGTTGTTGAAGTCTTTTTGGGAAGCCCACGATCCGACTCAGGGCATGCGCCAGGGTAATGACATTGGCACTCAGTACCGCTCTGCGGTCTATGGTGACGAGGCCCAATTGGCGGTCGCGCGCGATACGTTGGCAGTCTTCCAGTCGCAATTGGATTCGCTGAGCAAAGGCCCGATCACTACAGAGTTGGCGCCCAAGCCGGCATTTTACTTTGCTGAGACTTACCACCAGCAGTATCTGTACAAGAACCCACTCGGCTATTGCGGCTTGAAAGGTACTGGCGCGGTCTGCCCGATTTAA
- a CDS encoding PilZ domain-containing protein, with protein sequence MTKEQRRFQRIAFDARVALEFGDQHYLGVLRDISLKGALIMLNETTPHIATGQIGQLKVRLDQGDVEMQMEITVAYVHPQRQACGVNILSMDVDTASHLRRLVEVNLGDAEALQRELSNLIDAMEAES encoded by the coding sequence ATGACCAAAGAACAACGCCGTTTTCAGCGCATCGCCTTCGATGCCCGAGTCGCCCTGGAGTTTGGCGACCAGCACTACCTCGGCGTGCTGCGCGACATCAGTCTCAAGGGCGCCTTGATCATGTTGAATGAAACGACCCCGCACATTGCTACCGGTCAGATTGGTCAACTCAAAGTTCGATTGGATCAGGGCGATGTGGAAATGCAGATGGAAATCACCGTCGCGTACGTCCATCCCCAGCGCCAGGCCTGTGGCGTTAACATCCTGTCCATGGATGTGGACACCGCCTCGCATTTGCGTCGACTGGTTGAAGTCAACCTGGGCGACGCCGAAGCGCTGCAACGCGAGCTGAGTAATCTAATCGACGCTATGGAAGCCGAATCCTGA
- a CDS encoding peptide ABC transporter substrate-binding protein, with amino-acid sequence MKPIAEHWRLSLAAALIAGVALAGCSQDEESTSSAQSAPAATHPVTGEKLAAEQVFRYQALDEVSSFDPQVVEDVDGSYISRDLFEGLLNADKDGNPVPGVAERYESTNNNQTWTFHLRNTAKWSDGKPVTAGDFVYAWRRAVDPELASPYAWYMSLMALKNVDAVLEGDLPGEELGVTALDDYTLEVQLERPLPYFPQMVMHSTTFPSPQWVIDEYGIEWTRPGNLVGNGAFTLTEYVIGERTVLERNPLYWNNAENLIDRVEAYVINDENQGLTRYEAGELDKTDIPAGQYPRLEQQSPEEAHAVPSLCSYYYVFNNEVAPFDDVRVRKALSYAIDRDIIVENVTQGGQFPGYTFTPELTAGFTPPTVDFATMTQAERDAEAKRLLAEAGYGPQNPLNFEILFNSSESHRAIAVAVAAMWKEKLGVNATLANQEWQTFLTTRSEGNFQVARAGWCGDYNEASTFLDLMQSESGYNDANYVSAEYDRLDAEAKTMTDPSDNYTQMELLIAEDMPNAPIYHYTEVFMLKPYVKGWRYNDVQQNTYSRELYIVEH; translated from the coding sequence ATGAAACCCATCGCTGAACATTGGCGACTGAGCCTGGCTGCTGCGTTGATCGCAGGTGTTGCCCTGGCCGGTTGCTCACAAGACGAAGAGAGCACAAGCAGTGCCCAGTCTGCACCCGCCGCTACTCACCCGGTTACCGGTGAAAAGCTGGCTGCAGAACAAGTGTTCCGTTATCAGGCTCTGGACGAAGTTTCTTCCTTCGACCCGCAAGTGGTTGAAGATGTCGACGGCTCCTACATCTCTCGCGACCTGTTCGAAGGTCTGCTGAACGCCGACAAAGATGGCAACCCGGTTCCTGGCGTTGCTGAGCGTTACGAATCTACCAACAACAACCAAACCTGGACTTTCCACCTGCGCAACACCGCCAAGTGGTCTGACGGCAAGCCGGTCACCGCAGGCGATTTCGTCTACGCCTGGCGCCGTGCTGTTGATCCGGAACTGGCGTCCCCGTACGCCTGGTACATGTCTTTGATGGCGCTGAAAAACGTTGACGCCGTCCTGGAAGGCGACCTGCCGGGTGAAGAGCTGGGCGTAACCGCCCTCGACGATTACACCCTGGAAGTTCAACTGGAGCGTCCGCTGCCTTACTTCCCGCAGATGGTTATGCACTCCACCACCTTCCCGTCACCGCAATGGGTAATCGACGAGTACGGTATCGAGTGGACCCGTCCGGGCAATCTGGTTGGTAATGGCGCTTTCACTCTGACCGAATACGTCATCGGTGAGCGTACTGTGCTGGAGCGCAACCCGCTGTACTGGAACAACGCCGAAAACCTGATCGATCGCGTTGAAGCCTACGTCATCAACGACGAAAACCAAGGCCTGACTCGCTACGAAGCCGGCGAACTGGACAAAACTGACATCCCGGCCGGCCAATACCCGCGTCTGGAACAGCAGTCTCCGGAAGAAGCCCACGCGGTTCCGAGCCTGTGCTCTTACTACTATGTGTTTAACAACGAAGTTGCACCGTTCGACGACGTTCGCGTCCGTAAGGCACTGTCTTACGCCATCGACCGCGACATCATCGTTGAAAACGTCACCCAGGGCGGCCAGTTCCCGGGTTACACCTTCACTCCTGAGCTGACCGCTGGCTTCACTCCGCCGACCGTTGACTTCGCCACCATGACTCAAGCTGAGCGCGACGCCGAAGCCAAGCGCCTGCTGGCCGAAGCCGGTTATGGTCCGCAAAACCCGTTGAACTTCGAAATCCTGTTCAACAGCTCAGAAAGCCACCGTGCCATTGCCGTTGCAGTCGCTGCGATGTGGAAAGAAAAACTGGGCGTCAACGCCACTTTGGCTAACCAGGAATGGCAAACCTTCCTGACCACCCGCAGCGAAGGCAACTTCCAGGTAGCACGTGCCGGCTGGTGCGGTGACTACAACGAAGCCTCAACCTTCCTCGACCTGATGCAGTCTGAATCCGGCTACAACGACGCTAACTACGTCTCTGCCGAATACGACCGTCTGGACGCCGAAGCCAAAACCATGACTGACCCGAGCGACAACTACACGCAAATGGAGTTGTTGATCGCCGAAGACATGCCGAATGCTCCGATCTATCACTACACCGAAGTATTCATGCTCAAGCCGTACGTCAAAGGCTGGCGCTATAACGATGTTCAACAGAACACTTACAGCCGCGAGCTGTACATTGTTGAACATTGA
- the oppB gene encoding oligopeptide ABC transporter permease OppB — protein MINFIIRRLGVAIPTLLVLIVISFIMMHSAPGGPFNSEKPLPPEVLANIEAKYGLDRPLYQQIGTYIYNIVTHFDFGPSYKFKDRTVNDMIESGFPVTLTYGFWAFVFAVVLGISLGVIAALKHNTKGDYFAVGFAIVGQVLPNFVMAPILVLVFTLHLGWLPGGGWRGGQIQYIILPVVALGTSFLASIARITRSSMLEVLNANYIRTARAKGMPFHHILFRHTLKPAMLPVLSYLGPTFVIMITGSVIIDVYFTTGGIGAYFVNAALNRDYSVIMGVTILLGALTILFNTIVDILYAWIDPKIRL, from the coding sequence ATGATCAACTTCATCATCCGACGATTAGGCGTTGCCATCCCAACGCTGCTGGTTCTTATCGTCATCTCCTTCATCATGATGCACTCGGCGCCGGGCGGCCCGTTCAACAGCGAAAAACCATTGCCGCCGGAAGTACTCGCCAACATTGAGGCCAAGTACGGTCTGGATCGACCGCTTTACCAACAGATCGGCACTTACATCTATAACATCGTTACCCATTTCGATTTTGGTCCGTCTTACAAATTCAAGGACCGAACCGTTAACGACATGATCGAAAGCGGCTTCCCGGTCACCCTCACCTATGGTTTCTGGGCCTTCGTCTTTGCGGTTGTGCTGGGGATATCCTTGGGTGTGATCGCCGCGCTCAAGCACAACACCAAGGGCGACTACTTTGCCGTCGGCTTCGCCATTGTCGGCCAGGTACTGCCCAACTTCGTGATGGCGCCGATTCTGGTGCTGGTGTTCACCCTCCACCTGGGCTGGTTGCCCGGCGGCGGTTGGCGCGGCGGCCAGATTCAATACATCATTCTGCCCGTGGTGGCCTTAGGCACCAGTTTCCTCGCCAGCATCGCGCGTATTACCCGCTCCAGCATGCTGGAAGTGCTGAACGCCAACTACATTCGTACTGCCCGTGCCAAGGGCATGCCGTTTCATCACATCCTGTTCCGCCACACCCTCAAGCCCGCCATGTTGCCGGTCCTGTCTTATTTGGGCCCAACCTTTGTGATCATGATCACCGGCTCGGTCATTATTGACGTCTATTTCACCACCGGTGGGATTGGCGCCTATTTCGTTAACGCGGCCCTGAACCGCGATTACTCGGTCATCATGGGCGTCACTATTTTGCTGGGCGCGCTGACCATTCTGTTCAACACCATCGTCGATATTCTCTACGCCTGGATCGACCCCAAGATCCGGCTCTGA
- a CDS encoding ABC transporter permease subunit yields MLLRSKKTAVLAESLANTEMAGRSLWKTAMLRFARNKAAMFSLFILLAVFLFAYVGPVFAQWDFDKVDWSAIGNPAVAGRPSIETGHYFGTDNEGRDLFARVALGSQISLMVGIIGAGIAVVIGTLYGAIAGYFGGRLDNLMMRFVDIMMSIPYMFFLILLLVAFGRSITLLFIGIGLISWMDMARIVRGQTLSLKNKEFIEAAVATGLGSMTIVRRHIVPNLMGVVVVFATLLVPQMILTESFISFLGLGVQEPMTSWGALIDQGSATMRYGTIWQLGYPLGFFIATLVSLFFIGDGLRDALDPKDR; encoded by the coding sequence ATGTTGTTACGTTCCAAAAAAACCGCAGTACTCGCGGAAAGTCTGGCCAATACGGAAATGGCCGGCCGCAGCCTGTGGAAAACCGCCATGTTGCGTTTCGCCCGCAACAAGGCAGCCATGTTCAGTCTGTTTATTTTGCTGGCGGTGTTCCTGTTCGCCTACGTTGGCCCGGTGTTCGCCCAGTGGGATTTCGACAAAGTCGACTGGAGCGCCATCGGTAACCCGGCAGTTGCGGGTCGGCCGTCCATCGAAACCGGACACTATTTCGGCACCGATAACGAAGGTCGCGATCTGTTTGCCCGCGTTGCACTCGGCAGTCAGATTTCGTTGATGGTCGGCATCATTGGCGCTGGCATTGCCGTCGTCATTGGCACTCTGTACGGCGCTATTGCCGGCTATTTTGGCGGTCGATTGGACAACCTGATGATGCGCTTCGTCGACATCATGATGTCCATTCCCTACATGTTCTTCCTGATCCTGCTGCTGGTGGCCTTTGGTCGCAGCATTACGTTGCTGTTCATTGGCATCGGCCTGATTTCCTGGATGGACATGGCGCGCATCGTGCGCGGCCAGACGTTGTCGCTGAAAAACAAAGAATTCATCGAAGCCGCCGTTGCCACAGGCTTAGGTTCAATGACCATCGTGCGGCGTCACATCGTGCCTAACCTGATGGGTGTGGTCGTGGTGTTTGCCACCTTGCTGGTGCCACAGATGATTCTGACCGAATCCTTTATTTCCTTCCTCGGTCTGGGCGTGCAAGAACCCATGACATCCTGGGGCGCATTGATCGATCAGGGTTCCGCCACCATGCGTTACGGCACCATCTGGCAACTGGGTTACCCGCTGGGTTTCTTTATCGCCACCCTGGTCAGTCTGTTTTTCATCGGCGATGGGCTGCGTGACGCCCTCGACCCGAAAGACCGTTAA
- a CDS encoding oligopeptide/dipeptide ABC transporter ATP-binding protein, which translates to MSLLTVNDLSVRFDTLDGEVSAVNGLSFHLDAGETLAIVGESGSGKSQTAFSIMGLLAGNGRAEGSVNFDGREILNLPEPELNHIRADQISMIFQDPMTSLNPFMKVSQQLTEVLRHHKGLSKREALDEAVRMLDAVRIPEARNRIHMYPHEFSGGMRQRVMIAMALLLRPRLLIADEPTTALDVTVQAQIMTLLADLQKEFGTAIMLITHDLGVVAGACERTLVMYGGRVMEYGDTEQVFESPSHPYTRGLLKAIPRLDQDSGEQLLTIPGNPPNMLDLPAGCPFQPRCPHADERCARDMPALTEQNSLHRQRACHFEPEALR; encoded by the coding sequence ATGAGTTTATTAACCGTGAACGACCTCAGCGTCCGCTTCGACACCCTCGATGGTGAAGTGAGCGCAGTGAATGGTCTGAGTTTTCATCTGGACGCGGGCGAGACGCTCGCCATTGTCGGTGAATCCGGCTCCGGTAAAAGCCAGACCGCTTTTTCCATCATGGGTCTGCTGGCCGGCAATGGCCGCGCCGAAGGCAGCGTTAATTTCGATGGCCGCGAAATTCTGAATCTGCCCGAGCCGGAACTGAACCACATCCGCGCCGACCAGATCAGCATGATCTTCCAGGATCCGATGACCTCGCTGAATCCGTTTATGAAGGTCAGTCAGCAGCTCACCGAAGTGTTGCGACACCACAAAGGGCTGTCGAAACGTGAAGCGCTGGACGAAGCCGTTCGCATGCTGGACGCCGTGCGCATTCCCGAAGCGCGCAACCGCATCCACATGTACCCGCACGAATTCTCCGGTGGCATGCGCCAGCGTGTGATGATCGCCATGGCGTTGTTGCTGCGGCCGCGTTTGTTGATCGCTGACGAACCGACCACAGCATTGGACGTCACCGTGCAAGCGCAGATCATGACCCTGCTTGCCGACCTGCAAAAAGAATTCGGCACCGCCATCATGCTGATCACACACGATTTGGGTGTGGTCGCCGGCGCCTGCGAACGCACTCTGGTGATGTACGGCGGTCGGGTGATGGAATACGGCGACACGGAGCAAGTGTTCGAATCGCCCAGCCATCCCTATACGCGTGGGCTGCTCAAGGCCATCCCGCGTCTGGATCAGGACAGCGGCGAACAGCTGCTGACCATTCCTGGCAACCCGCCCAACATGCTCGACCTGCCCGCTGGTTGCCCATTCCAGCCACGCTGCCCGCACGCCGATGAGCGCTGCGCGCGTGACATGCCGGCCCTGACCGAGCAAAACAGCCTGCACCGGCAACGCGCTTGCCACTTCGAACCGGAGGCCCTGCGATGA
- the oppF gene encoding murein tripeptide/oligopeptide ABC transporter ATP binding protein OppF has product MSEAKQKLLSVKDLKVQFDIHAKGAMPWSKPKKLKAVNNVSFDLYEGETLGIVGESGCGKSTLARAVIRMLPIEAGEIVWLGQDLAPLKDRQMRPHRKDIQMIFQDPLASLNPRMTIGQIIAEPLRTHFPKMPQTEVQERVRDMMKTVGLLPNQVNRYPHEFSGGQCQRIGIARALILKPKLIICDEPVSALDVSIQAQVVNLLMDLQKKMGLSLIFIAHDLSVVKHISTRIMVLYLGNVMELADAKDLYNTPRHPYTQALISAVPIPDPKIERNKEVILIEGDLPSPINPPSGCVFRTRCPKAQARCADQVPSLDYAAGTHQVACHFHD; this is encoded by the coding sequence ATGAGCGAAGCGAAGCAAAAACTGCTGTCGGTCAAGGACCTGAAAGTCCAGTTCGACATCCACGCCAAAGGCGCCATGCCCTGGAGCAAACCGAAGAAACTGAAAGCGGTAAACAACGTTTCTTTCGATTTGTACGAAGGCGAAACGCTCGGCATCGTTGGCGAATCCGGTTGTGGCAAGTCCACACTGGCGCGCGCCGTTATTCGCATGCTGCCGATTGAAGCTGGCGAAATTGTCTGGCTCGGTCAGGACCTGGCACCGTTGAAAGATCGCCAGATGCGGCCGCACCGCAAAGACATCCAGATGATTTTCCAGGACCCGTTGGCATCGCTGAACCCGCGCATGACCATCGGCCAGATCATCGCCGAACCACTGCGCACGCATTTCCCGAAAATGCCACAGACCGAAGTGCAGGAACGGGTGCGCGACATGATGAAAACGGTCGGCCTGCTGCCCAACCAGGTGAACCGATATCCGCACGAATTTTCCGGCGGCCAGTGTCAGCGCATCGGCATCGCCCGTGCGTTAATTCTGAAGCCCAAGCTGATTATTTGTGACGAACCGGTGTCGGCTCTGGACGTGTCAATTCAGGCGCAGGTGGTCAACCTGTTAATGGATTTGCAGAAGAAAATGGGCCTGTCGCTGATCTTCATTGCGCACGACCTGAGTGTGGTCAAACACATTTCAACGCGCATCATGGTGCTGTATCTGGGCAACGTCATGGAACTGGCTGACGCCAAAGATCTGTACAACACACCGCGTCATCCATACACCCAGGCGCTGATTTCGGCGGTGCCGATTCCCGATCCGAAAATTGAGCGTAACAAGGAAGTTATTTTGATCGAAGGCGATTTGCCATCACCGATCAATCCGCCGTCAGGCTGTGTGTTCCGTACGCGTTGCCCAAAAGCTCAGGCACGCTGTGCCGATCAGGTACCGTCGCTGGATTACGCAGCCGGCACGCATCAAGTGGCTTGTCATTTCCACGACTGA
- the ilvD gene encoding dihydroxy-acid dehydratase — protein MPEYRSKTSTAGRNMAGARALWRATGMKDDDFHKPIIAVANSFTQFVPGHVHLKDLGQLVCREIEAAGGVAKEFNTIAVDDGIAMGHDGMLYSLPSREVIADAVEYMVNAHCADALVCISNCDKITPGMLMAAMRLNIPVIFVSGGPMEAGKTKLAEHGLDLVDAMVIAADPNADDETVAEYERSACPTCGSCSGMFTANSMNCLTEAIGLSLPGNGSTLATHSDRRRLFLEAGQRIVGLAKRYYEDNDDSVLPRTIASFKAFENAMSLDIAMGGSTNTILHLLAAAQEGEVDFTLADIDRLSRSVPQLCKVAPNNPNYHMEDVHRAGGIYAILGELDRAGLLHTDLPTVHAKTLADGLAQWDIMRTDDSAVKEFFRAGPAGIPTQEAFSQSTRWPTLDGDRQHGCIRAIEHAYSREGGLAVLFGNLAENGCVVKTAGVDDSILKFTGKARIFESQDAAVEGILGDKVGAGDVVVIRYEGPKGGPGMQEMLYPTSYLKSKGLGKACALLTDGRFSGGTSGLSIGHVSPEAAAGGNIALVREDDAIVIDIPNRSIRIDISDEELAQRRAEMNASGAAAWKPAAPRKRKVTTALKAYALLATSADKGAVRNVEMLGD, from the coding sequence ATGCCTGAGTATCGCTCGAAAACCTCCACTGCTGGCCGCAACATGGCCGGCGCCCGCGCGCTGTGGCGCGCTACCGGCATGAAAGACGACGACTTCCACAAGCCGATCATCGCCGTCGCCAACTCCTTCACTCAGTTCGTGCCGGGCCACGTGCATTTAAAAGACCTCGGTCAGTTGGTGTGCCGCGAAATTGAAGCCGCCGGTGGTGTCGCCAAAGAATTCAACACCATTGCCGTGGACGACGGCATTGCCATGGGCCACGACGGCATGTTGTACAGCCTGCCCTCGCGCGAAGTCATCGCCGATGCGGTGGAATACATGGTCAACGCCCATTGCGCCGATGCGCTGGTGTGCATTTCCAACTGCGACAAAATCACGCCGGGAATGTTGATGGCCGCCATGCGCCTGAATATTCCGGTTATTTTCGTCTCTGGCGGGCCGATGGAAGCCGGCAAAACCAAACTCGCCGAACACGGTTTGGATCTGGTCGACGCCATGGTGATTGCCGCCGACCCCAACGCCGACGACGAAACCGTCGCCGAATACGAGCGCTCCGCCTGCCCGACCTGCGGTTCCTGCTCCGGCATGTTCACCGCCAACTCAATGAACTGCCTGACCGAAGCCATCGGCCTGTCGCTGCCTGGCAACGGCAGCACACTCGCCACGCATTCCGACCGCCGCCGTCTGTTCCTCGAAGCCGGCCAGCGCATTGTCGGCCTGGCCAAGCGTTATTACGAAGACAACGACGACAGCGTACTGCCGCGCACCATCGCCAGTTTCAAAGCCTTTGAAAACGCCATGTCGCTCGACATCGCCATGGGCGGCTCGACCAACACCATCCTGCATTTGCTGGCCGCTGCTCAGGAAGGCGAAGTCGATTTCACTTTGGCCGACATCGACCGGCTGTCGCGTTCGGTGCCGCAGCTGTGCAAAGTCGCGCCGAACAACCCGAACTACCACATGGAAGACGTGCACCGCGCCGGCGGCATCTACGCCATTCTCGGTGAACTCGACCGCGCCGGCCTGCTGCACACGGACTTGCCGACGGTCCACGCCAAAACCCTGGCCGACGGCCTGGCGCAGTGGGACATCATGCGCACCGACGATTCAGCGGTGAAAGAATTCTTCCGCGCCGGCCCGGCTGGCATCCCAACGCAGGAAGCGTTCAGCCAATCCACCCGCTGGCCGACGCTCGATGGCGACCGCCAACACGGCTGCATTCGCGCCATCGAACACGCCTACAGTCGCGAAGGCGGTCTGGCGGTCTTGTTCGGCAACCTGGCAGAAAACGGCTGCGTGGTTAAAACCGCCGGCGTTGACGACAGCATTCTGAAATTCACCGGCAAGGCGCGCATTTTTGAAAGCCAGGATGCGGCCGTCGAAGGCATTCTCGGCGACAAAGTGGGCGCGGGCGACGTTGTCGTTATCCGCTACGAAGGCCCCAAAGGCGGACCGGGTATGCAGGAAATGCTCTACCCGACCAGCTATCTGAAATCCAAAGGCCTGGGCAAAGCCTGCGCCTTGCTGACAGACGGGCGTTTTTCCGGTGGCACTTCTGGCCTGTCGATCGGTCACGTATCGCCGGAAGCCGCCGCTGGCGGCAACATCGCGCTGGTGCGTGAAGACGATGCCATCGTCATCGACATTCCCAACCGCTCAATCCGTATCGACATCAGCGATGAAGAACTGGCGCAGCGCCGCGCCGAAATGAACGCCAGCGGTGCGGCCGCCTGGAAACCGGCCGCACCGCGCAAACGCAAAGTCACCACGGCGTTGAAAGCCTACGCCCTGCTGGCGACCAGCGCCGACAAGGGCGCGGTGCGCAACGTCGAAATGCTGGGCGATTGA
- the mutY gene encoding A/G-specific adenine glycosylase: MQIEAAWFQQQVLNWYDQHGRKTLPWQQNKTPYRVWISEIMLQQTQVSTVIPYFERFMQRFPSVADLAAADIDEVLHLWTGLGYYARARNLHKAAKQLVQDFNGDFPATVESVADLPGIGRSTAGAILSLSRGVPAPILDGNVKRVLARFFALEGWTGSTANLKQLWSWSEALTPVERVGDFNQVMMDLGAMVCVRSRPLCDACPLQAKCTAYAEGRTTELPASKPKKDKPVRDTWMLILQAPDGRVQLTRRPDAGIWGGLHSFPEFDSRDAAEQQLALTNISAEIEDWTSFRHTFSHYHLNIHPLFVALPASAAAVSENALWYHPGLAEQVGLSAPVKTLLDRLF; the protein is encoded by the coding sequence ATGCAGATTGAAGCCGCCTGGTTTCAACAACAGGTGCTGAACTGGTACGACCAACACGGCCGCAAAACGCTGCCGTGGCAGCAGAACAAGACGCCCTATCGCGTCTGGATTTCCGAGATCATGCTGCAACAGACCCAGGTCAGCACCGTCATCCCCTACTTCGAACGCTTTATGCAACGCTTCCCCAGCGTTGCCGACCTGGCCGCGGCCGACATCGACGAAGTGCTGCACCTCTGGACCGGCCTGGGTTACTACGCCCGCGCTCGCAATCTGCACAAAGCCGCCAAACAGTTAGTACAGGATTTTAACGGTGACTTTCCAGCCACCGTCGAATCCGTCGCTGATTTGCCCGGCATCGGCCGCTCCACCGCCGGTGCCATCCTCAGCTTAAGCCGAGGCGTGCCCGCGCCGATTCTCGACGGCAACGTCAAACGCGTGCTGGCGCGCTTTTTTGCGCTAGAAGGCTGGACCGGTTCAACCGCCAATCTGAAGCAGTTGTGGTCCTGGAGCGAAGCGTTGACGCCGGTCGAGCGCGTCGGCGACTTCAATCAAGTAATGATGGACCTGGGCGCCATGGTCTGTGTGCGCTCACGGCCGCTATGCGATGCCTGCCCGCTGCAAGCCAAATGCACCGCCTACGCCGAAGGCCGCACCACTGAACTACCGGCGTCGAAACCGAAAAAAGACAAGCCGGTGCGCGACACCTGGATGCTGATTCTGCAAGCGCCCGACGGCCGGGTGCAACTGACCCGACGGCCCGACGCCGGCATCTGGGGCGGTTTGCATTCGTTTCCTGAATTCGACAGCCGTGACGCCGCCGAGCAGCAGTTGGCACTTACTAACATATCGGCCGAGATCGAAGACTGGACCAGTTTTCGCCACACCTTCAGCCACTATCACCTGAACATTCATCCGCTGTTTGTGGCCTTGCCTGCCAGCGCTGCGGCTGTATCCGAGAACGCCCTCTGGTACCATCCTGGCCTCGCCGAGCAGGTGGGCCTGAGCGCCCCGGTCAAAACGCTGCTCGACCGACTGTTCTGA
- a CDS encoding oxidative damage protection protein: MTRTVFCRKYQQELEGLDKPPYPGPQGQDIFDNVSKQAWTEWQEHQTRLINEKHLVMTDPDARKYLKEQMQKFLSGGDFDQAEGYVPEGQ, translated from the coding sequence ATGACCCGCACCGTTTTTTGTCGCAAATATCAGCAGGAACTCGAAGGGCTCGACAAGCCGCCCTACCCCGGCCCGCAAGGCCAGGACATCTTCGACAATGTGTCCAAGCAGGCCTGGACCGAGTGGCAGGAACACCAGACCCGGCTGATCAACGAAAAACACTTGGTGATGACCGACCCGGACGCGCGCAAATACCTCAAGGAGCAGATGCAGAAGTTCCTCAGCGGCGGCGACTTCGACCAGGCCGAAGGCTACGTGCCAGAAGGCCAATAG